A section of the Plutella xylostella chromosome 18, ilPluXylo3.1, whole genome shotgun sequence genome encodes:
- the LOC105386518 gene encoding uncharacterized protein LOC105386518, with protein sequence MQEEKESKVCSPRCGRAAQRWRRHRERVDMLARPNPRRLRCLWDEACHALPLDRRDKIKSALEEDYFLSPEQTEQYFQSLQKSQKPCGGGGGGGSGGGVLYDRKEQAERQKHLKQRQKWLIDFSAQVAYRMCDYVAKGQKELLVSNRLRSIADVVLERVAQVLGEPKPSRAHPGRLQRFMVAISDRIAVWIENAVYQADEALEEDSKCDDHMSLDSGKAH encoded by the exons atgcaggaagaaaaagaatctaaag TATGCTCCCCGCGGTGTGGGCGCGCGGCGCAGCGCTGGCGGCGTCACCGGGAGAGGGTCGACATGCTGGCCCGGCCCAACCCGCGCCGCCTGCGCTGTCTGTGGGACGAGGCGTGCCACGCACTGCCGCTTGACAGGAGAGACAAGATCAAGAGCGCTTTGGAGGAAGATTACTTTTTAAGTCCTGA ACAAACGGAGCAATACTTCCAGTCTCTCCAGAAGAGCCAGAAGCcttgcggcggcggcggcggcggcggcagtggCGGCGGCGTGCTATACGACCGCAAGGAACAGGCGGAGCGACAGAAACACCTGAAGCAGAGGCAGAAGTGGCTCATCGACTTTAGCGCTCAg GTTGCTTACCGTATGTGCGACTACGTGGCGAAGGGGCAGAAGGAGCTGCTGGTGTCCAACCGGCTGCGGAGCATCGCCGACGTAGTGCTGGAGCGGGTCGCTCAAGTATTGG GAGAGCCGAAGCCATCACGTGCACACCCCGGCCGCCTGCAACGCTTCATGGTCGCCATTTCCGACCGTATCGCCGTATGGATAGAGAACGCCGTCTACCAAGCTGATGAGGCTTTAGAAGAGGACTCTAAGTGCGACGACCACATGAGCCTGGACTCGGGGAAAGCACACTGA
- the LOC105381729 gene encoding mitochondrial ribonuclease P catalytic subunit yields MFSLSRLLLRRTYSHSSVAYGYAKRLPEHKEKIPITEQKDFVLSSLKDPITSWPDFKTSVLSKQGIMTEKNFDGVILKLMITSRNYRAALSFVEFIKKTNVELSLGSINGILRLYATVSLEHKLTDDQKKFILDMYDYLYKKYQVLDFTTSEELLHALCAINEYKKSFKVLEDIYLSSTPSTSTFSTLIATLWNVDKKTEALQLMQRSLEEKRPLQDKVYHAWIEHINRKYKHKKTRVRHMEEICSFIVKNFITLTEASAAKLRDNFVLYGWKAQNASIRKHNGQCVSCTEFLDDLKLTEAEFGLLQNNVKDKLIVGSDLFLKSSPDELKRFLHFLDKNGPFDTVLDALNIALAVGKGNNADKANFLAKVVNYFTENNTNILLLGRKHMLNWPRKPMEYIASQAPCFYTDDLSQDDPYFITAAIMSGPKTDIVSKDLLRSHHFLMKDDRLRLLFRRWQWQHQWMVFMGKKKMPHIQPPLKFTPCAQHNNGIWHLPFQKEDLDTFGRVNDGYPAWSTWLCLRPDNPS; encoded by the exons atGTTTTCATTAAGTCGGCTTTTATTAAGAAGAACATATTCAC ACTCCTCAGTAGCTTATGGCTATGCAAAAAGACTTCCTGAACATAAAGAGAAGATACCTATTACTGAGCAAAAGGATTTTGTGTTGTCATCGCTGAAAGATCCAATTACGAGCTGGCCAGATTTTAAAACTAGTGTTCTCAGCAAACAAGGCATTATGACAGAGAAAAACTTTGATGGAGTTATTCTTAAATTAATGATTACTTCAAGAAATTATAGAGCCGCATTATCATTTGTtgaattcataaaaaaaacgaatGTTGAACTATCATTGGGTTCAATAAATGGCATTCTTCGATTGTATGCAACAGTTAGCCTAGAACATAAGCTTACAGATGACCAGAAAAAATTTATACTAGATATGTATGActatttgtataaaaagtatCAAGTTCTGGATTTTACCACTAGCGAGGAGCTGCTTCATGCACTCTGTGCCAtcaatgaatataaaaaatcatttaaagttttagaggacatttatttatcaagCACTCCCAGTACTTCTACTTTCAGTACACTTATAGCCACTTTATGGAATGTTGACAAGAAAACAGAGGCTTTGCAACTAATGCAAAGAAGTTTAGAAGAGAAGAGACCACTTCAGGACAAAGTATACCATGCATGGATTGAACACATAAACAGAAagtataaacacaaaaaaactaGAGTGAGACATATGGAAGAAATCTGCTCTTTCATTGTTAagaattttattacattaacTGAAGCTTCTGCTGCAAAATTAAGAGataattttgtattgtatgggTGGAAAGCACAAAATGCATCAATAAGAAAACATAA tggcCAGTGTGTTTCATGCACAGAGTTTCTTGATGACCTAAAACTAACAGAGGCAGAGTTTGGTTTATTGCAGAATAATGTGAAAGACAAGCTAATAGTTGGTTCAGACTTATTCCTAAAATCAAGCCCGGATGAGTTGAAAAGATTCTTGCATTTCCTAGATAAGAATGGACCATTTGATACAGTACTGGATGCACTAAATATAGCTTTAGCAGTCGGGAAGGGAAATAATGCTGATAAAGCAAACTTCTTAGCAAAGGTTGTTAATTACTTTACAGAGAACAATACCAATATTTTACTATTAGGCAGAAAACACATGCTGAACTGGCCACGGAAGCCTATGGAATATATTGCATCTCAGGCCCCATGCTTTTATACAGATGATTT GTCCCAAGATGACCCATACTTCATAACTGCAGCGATAATGAGTGGGCCTAAAACGGATATAGTGTCCAAGGACTTGCTCCGAAGTCATCATTTCCTCATGAAGGATGACCGCTTACGTCTACTGTTCCGAAGGTGGCAGTGGCAACATCAGTGGATGGTCTTCATGGGCAAAAAGAAAATGCCACATATTCAG CCACCACTCAAGTTCACGCCATGCGCCCAGCATAACAACGGCATATGGCATCTGCCGTTTCAGAAGGAAGACCTGGATACCTTCGGCAGGGTGAACGATGGCTACCCGGCCTGGTCCACGTGGCTGTGCCTGCGACCGGATAACCCCAGTTGA
- the LOC105381727 gene encoding protein crooked neck produces the protein MDAKPTKMPKVAKVKNKAPAEIQITAEQLLREAKERDLEILPPPPKQKISDPEELRDYQHRKRKAFEDNIRKNRMVIGNWLKYAQWEESQKQVPRARSIYERSLDVDHRNVTLWLKYTEMEMRNRQVNHARNLWDRAVTILPRVSQFWYKYTYMEEMLENVAGARQVFERWMEWQPDEQAWQTYINFELRYKEIDRARQIYERFVMVHPDVKNWIKYAKFEENHGFINGARKVFERAVEFFGDEDLDERLFIAFAKFEENQKEHDRARVIYKYALDHIPKERNKELYKAYTIHEKKYGDRSGIEDVIVSKRKYMYEQEVIENPTNYDAWFDYIRLVENESNIDVIRDTYERAIANVPPSKDKQFWRRYIYLWINYALYEELEAEDLERTRQVYRTCLELIPHKIFTFSKIWLMYAQFEVRCKDLKQARKTLGLALGMCPRDKLYRGYIDLEIQLREFDRCRILYQKFLEYGPENCITWIKFAELETLLGDIDRARSIYEIAVAQPRLDMPELLWKSYIDFEVSQGETEKARQLYERLLDRTVHVKVWLSYAKFELNAENADNINVEMARRVYERANDNLRSAGEKEARVLLLEAWKDFETEIGDEIKLEKVLAKMPRRVKKRQKIVSESGVEEGWEEVFDYIFPEDEMVRPNLKLLAAAKQWRLQKEQPETTETDDLNKEDDSSKNAEKDSDESEQSQESDK, from the exons ATGGACGCAAAACCAACGAAAATGCCCAAAGTGGCAAAG GTTAAGAATAAAGCACCAGCAGAAATTCAAATAACAGCGGAACAGTTGCTGAGAGAAGCTAAAGAGAGAGATCTTGAAATATTGCCCCCTCCACCGAAACAAAAGATCTCGGATCCCGAAGAGCTCCGAGACTATCAACATCGCAAGCGGAAGGCATTTGAAGACAACATTCGAAAGAATCGCATG gtaaTTGGCAACTGGCTCAAATATGCTCAGTGGGAAGAGTCTCAGAAGCAGGTACCAAGGGCACGGTCCATTTATGAGAGATCATTGGATGTGGACCACAGAAATGTTACCCTATG GCTGAAGTATACTGAAATGGAAATGAGGAACCGTCAAGTAAACCACGCTCGTAACCTGTGGGATAGAGCCGTGACCATTCTCCCGAGAGTGTCACAGTTCTGGTACAAGTACACTTACATGGAAGAGATGCTGGAGAATGTGGCTGGAGCTCGGCAG GTGTTTGAGAGGTGGATGGAGTGGCAACCAGATGAGCAAGCTTGGCAAACTTACATTAACTTTGAGCTGAGGTATAAGGAAATAGACAGAGCAAGGCAGATCTATGAACGGTTTGTCATGGTTCACCCTGATGTTAAAAACTGGATTAAATATGCTAAGTTCGAAGAAAACCATGGATTCATCAATGGAGCTAGGAAAGTCTTTGAAAGAGCTGTAGAGTTCTTTGGTGATGAGGATTTAGATGAGCGTCTTTTTATTGCATTTGCTAAATTTGAGGAAAATCAAAAAGAACATGACCGTGCAAGAGTAATTTACAAATATGCCTTAGATCATATTCCTAAAGAGCGAAACAAGGAGCTGTACAAAGCATACACCATTCATGAGAAAAAGTATGGAGACAGATCAGGAATTGAAGATGTCATAGTCAGCAAGAGAAAATACATGTATGAACAAGAGGTTATAGAGAATCCCACAAATTATGATGCATGGTTTGACTACATAAGACTTGTAGAAAATGAAAGTAATATTGATGTCATAAGAGACACATATGAAAGGGCGATTGCGAATGTCCCTCCTTCTAAGGACAAGCAGTTCTGGCGGCGCTACATCTATTTATGGATTAATTATGCGTTGTATGAAGAACTGGAAGCCGAAGACTTGGAAAGAACAAGGCAAGTATACAGAACTTGCTTGGAGTTGATcccacataaaatatttacattttccaAGATTTGGCTAATGTATGCCCAATTTGAAGTCAGATGCAAGGATTTGAAACAAGCAAGAAAAACACTTGGTTTAGCATTGGGTATGTGTCCAAGAGACAAATTATACAGGGGATATATTGATCTGGAAATACAACTGAGGGAATTTGATAGATGCAGGATTTTGTATCAGAAATTTCTAGAGTATGGCCCAGAGAACTGCATAACCTGGATCAAATTCGCCGAGTTGGAAACATTGCTTGGCGACATTGACAGGGCACGGTCAATATATGAGATAGCAGTGGCTCAACCACGACTTGATATGCCAGAGTTACTGTGGAAGAGCTACATTGACTTTGAAGTGTCTCAAGGAGAGACCGAAAAGGCGAGACAACTGTACGAGAGGCTGCTAGACAGGACTGTTCATGTAAAGGTGTGGTTGTCATACGCCAAGTTTGAACTGAATGCAGAGAATGCTGACAACATCAATGTGGAGATGGCGCGACGCGTCTATGAACGAGCCAACGACAATCTAAGAAGTGCTGGAGAAAAGGAGGCCAGAGTACTGCTACTAGAGGCTTGGAAAGACTTCGAAACTGAAATAGGAGATGAAATCAAACTTGAGAAGGTGCTAGCTAAAATGCCTAGAAGGGTTAAAAAGAGACAGAAGATTGTCAGTGAAAGTGGAGTGGAAGAGGGATGGGAAGAGGTGTTTGATTACATCTTCCCTGAAGATGAGATGGTGAGGCCCAATCTCAAACTGCTGGCTGCTGCTAAACAATGGCGCTTGCAGAAGGAACAACCTGAAACTACTGAAACTGATGATTTGAATAAAGAGGATGATAGCAGTAAAAATGCTGAAAAAGACAGTGATGAAAGTGAACAATCCCAGGAGAgtgacaaataa
- the LOC105386521 gene encoding N-alpha-acetyltransferase 20, with the protein MTTIRPFTCEDMLKFNNVNLDPLTETYGLSFYTQYLAHWPEYFQVAESPSGEIMGYIMGKAEGHGENWHGHVTALTVSPDYRRLGLAATLMNILEDVSEKKNAYFVDLFVRVSNKVAINMYKNLGYIVYRTVLEYYSGDPDEDAYDMRKACSRDVNKKSVIPLTHPVRPEDVD; encoded by the exons ATGACTACAATTAGGCCATTCACTTGTGAAgatatgttaaaatttaacaaTGT GAACTTAGATCCTTTGACTGAAACGTATGGGTTATCGTTCTACACGCAATACCTGGCTCACTGGCCAGAATACTTCCAAGTTGCGGAGTCACCAAGCGGCGAGATTATGGGATACA TTATGGGAAAAGCTGAAGGTCATGGAGAGAACTGGCATGGGCATGTCACAGCACTGACTGTGAGTCCTGACTACAGGAGGCTTGGTCTAGCTGCCACTTTGATGAATATCCTCGAAGATGTGTCTGAGAA aaaaAATGCCTACTTTGTGGATTTGTTTGTAAGAGTTAGCAACAAAGTTGCCATCAACATGTACAAGAACCTTGGCTACATTGTCTACCGGACTGTGCTGGAATATTATTCAGGAGATCCTGATGAAGATGCTTATG ATATGAGGAAGGCATGTTCCAGAGATGTGAATAAGAAATCAGTCATACCACTGACACATCCAGTGAGACCAGAGGATGTCGACTGA